Proteins encoded within one genomic window of Cucumis sativus cultivar 9930 chromosome 3, Cucumber_9930_V3, whole genome shotgun sequence:
- the LOC101212248 gene encoding uncharacterized protein LOC101212248, which yields MKRISILSFFFFFLISPISTNSQFPSSSTTHCNHGCPKIQFPFDFNLSCSSNTTRIHFKTYDSLSIKSISYDQKRLDLLDLNRCVHAAFLNLDLSLTPFRYFYVVKDYLYLNCTTRLVSSSSTSIPCLSRDGEYYVYVVKPPLMGSGIPRFCKEVKRVKIPFEYSPYLDDGSFGLALTWGFDDQTKTKSQIECFFKATSFQVVGISLLVAMVAMVAMVAILTMVMMKKKYYESKNKNYSKEEGEKKMFEHYSYEPLKTASNDPLL from the exons ATGAAAAGAATCTCAAtcctttccttcttcttcttctttctcatctCTCCCATTTCCACTAATTCCCAGTTTCCTTCTTCATCAACAACTCATTGCAACCATGGTTGCCCCAAAATCCAATTCCCTTTTGATTTCAACCTTTCCTGTTCATCAAACACCACGAGAATCCACTTCAAAACCTATGATTCTCTTTCAATCAAATCCATTTCCTATGATCAAAAAAGACTTGATCTTCTTGACCTAAACCGTTGCGTTCACGCTGCTTTTCTCAACCTAGACCTCTCCCTCACCCCGTTTCGTTACTTCTACGTTGTCAAAGATTACTTGTATCTTAACTGCACAACCAGATTGGTATCATCCTCTTCGACATCGATACCGTGTCTGAGTCGAGACGGGGAGTACTATGTGTACGTTGTGAAGCCACCATTGATGGGAAGTGGTATACCAAGATTTTGCAAGGAAGTTAAGAGAGTGAAGATCCCATTTGAGTATAGTCCTTATCTTGATGATGGTTCTTTCGGACTTGCCTTAACTTGGGGTTTTGATGatcaaactaaaacaaagtCCCAAATTGAGTGTTTCTTTAAAGCAACAAGTTTTCAAG TGGTAGGCATTAGCTTGCTTGTGGCAATGGTGGCAATGGTGGCAATGGTGGCAATATTAACAATggtgatgatgaagaagaaatattatgagtcaaaaaataaaaattattcaaaggAAGAAGGTGAGAAAAAGATGTTTGAACATTATTCATATGAACCACTCAAAACTGCTTCAAATGACCCATTACTTTGA
- the LOC116402564 gene encoding homeobox-leucine zipper protein HAT4-like yields the protein MESGVELFADRTSETGRSLLRSIEVNRMAPSTADYEEEARMSKPSSTGSSVYGKWIEHEMNDEDVDGDGACSRRISDEKDGGTCRKRFRFTEDQSAVLKESSEEHDSLNPVSLRMVCFC from the coding sequence atggaaTCAGGTGTTGAACTTTTTGCTGATCGGACATCGGAAACAGGGAGATCGCTTCTCAGAAGCATCGAAGTGAATCGGATGGCGCCGTCGACGGCGGATTATGAAGAGGAGGCGAGGATGTCGAAGCCTAGCAGTACGGGGTCGAGTGTGTATGGGAAATGGATTGAACATGAGATGAACGATGAAGATGTGGATGGGGATGGAGCTTGTTCGAGAAGGATAAGTGATGAAAAAGATGGTGGAACTTGTCGAAAAAGGTTTCGGTTTACTGAAGATCAGTCGGCCGTTTTGAAAGAAAGCTCTGAAGAACATGATAGTCTCAATCCCGTAAGTCTTCGaatggtttgtttttgttag